One part of the Sphingobium yanoikuyae genome encodes these proteins:
- a CDS encoding sulfite exporter TauE/SafE family protein, producing MDLYLPIANLSVNALVIIGLGGVVGLLSGMFGVGGGFLTTPLLIFYGIPPTVAAASAASQVTGASVSGVVTHMSRGTVDFRMGGVLIAGGVVGAGLGVLIFRLLQSLGQIDTVIGILYVLMLGGIGSLMAKESIQALIALKTGKRMQARKRRHHPLVAALPMRWRFYRSGLYISPLAPLLLGMATGILTMLLGVGGGFILVPAMLYLLGMNTQSVVGTSLFQILFVTMATTMMHAMTTKAVDLVLAMLLLIGSVTGAQVGTRLSMTIRPEYLRILLAAIVLLVAARMALGLGWRPDEIFTIDVK from the coding sequence ATGGATCTATACCTGCCCATCGCCAATCTGTCGGTGAACGCCCTGGTCATCATCGGACTGGGTGGCGTCGTCGGCCTGTTGTCGGGCATGTTCGGCGTGGGTGGCGGCTTCCTCACCACGCCGCTGCTCATCTTCTATGGCATCCCGCCCACGGTCGCAGCAGCCTCCGCTGCCAGCCAGGTGACCGGCGCCAGCGTGTCCGGCGTCGTGACCCACATGTCGCGCGGCACCGTCGATTTCCGCATGGGCGGCGTGCTGATCGCCGGCGGCGTGGTCGGCGCGGGCCTTGGCGTCCTCATTTTCCGCCTGCTCCAGTCGCTGGGGCAGATCGATACGGTGATCGGCATTCTCTATGTGCTGATGCTGGGCGGCATCGGATCGCTGATGGCGAAGGAGTCGATCCAGGCACTGATCGCGCTCAAGACAGGCAAGCGCATGCAGGCGCGCAAGCGCCGCCACCATCCGCTGGTCGCCGCACTGCCGATGCGCTGGCGCTTCTATCGCTCGGGCCTCTATATCTCGCCGCTGGCGCCGCTGCTGCTGGGCATGGCAACCGGCATCCTGACCATGTTGCTGGGCGTGGGTGGCGGCTTCATCCTGGTGCCGGCGATGCTCTATCTGCTCGGCATGAACACCCAGTCGGTGGTCGGGACATCGCTGTTTCAGATCCTGTTCGTCACCATGGCGACGACGATGATGCATGCGATGACGACCAAGGCGGTCGATCTGGTGCTGGCCATGCTGCTGCTGATCGGCAGCGTCACCGGGGCACAGGTCGGCACCCGGCTGTCGATGACGATCCGCCCGGAATATCTGCGCATCCTGCTCGCCGCGATCGTGCTGCTGGTCGCCGCGCGCATGGCGCTGGGGCTCGGCTGGCGGCCCGACGAAATCTTCACGATCGACGTGAAATGA
- a CDS encoding TIGR02186 family protein has product MRIPRLILPALALLLSAADEPQLVPDVSQREVEIQYSFTGADLLLFGAIVYPDGRRPDKPADIVVVLKGPEQSITMREKQKVAGIWVNADRARFRSAPSFYAMASSRPIAQIVDERTAAIYELGVDKLQLSPSSLNDSAELDRFQAGLVDLRQRNGLFIERPGTVEISDGVLYRARLPLSARVIVGDYTAETFLVQDGRVVAAAVRDIHVRKSGFEQFMAVAAERWSFLYGLTAIALAVGMGWAAGAVARRI; this is encoded by the coding sequence ATGAGGATACCCCGCCTTATCCTGCCGGCCCTGGCCCTGCTGCTGAGTGCCGCGGACGAACCGCAACTGGTGCCCGATGTGTCGCAGCGCGAGGTCGAGATCCAGTACAGCTTCACCGGCGCGGACCTGCTGCTGTTCGGCGCCATCGTCTATCCCGACGGTCGGCGTCCGGACAAGCCGGCGGACATCGTCGTCGTGCTGAAGGGCCCCGAACAGTCGATCACCATGCGCGAGAAGCAGAAGGTTGCCGGCATCTGGGTCAATGCCGACCGCGCCCGCTTTCGCTCTGCGCCCAGCTTCTATGCCATGGCCTCCTCCCGGCCGATCGCCCAGATCGTCGACGAGCGCACGGCCGCAATCTACGAACTGGGCGTCGACAAGCTGCAACTGTCCCCCTCTTCGCTCAACGACAGCGCGGAACTGGACCGGTTCCAGGCTGGCCTGGTCGATCTGCGCCAGCGCAACGGCCTGTTCATCGAACGCCCCGGCACGGTGGAGATCAGCGACGGCGTGCTCTATCGCGCCCGCCTGCCGCTTTCGGCCCGTGTGATCGTAGGCGACTATACCGCCGAAACCTTCCTGGTGCAGGACGGCCGCGTCGTGGCAGCGGCCGTGCGCGACATCCATGTCCGCAAATCGGGCTTCGAACAGTTCATGGCCGTCGCGGCCGAACGCTGGTCTTTCCTCTATGGCCTGACCGCCATCGCCCTGGCCGTCGGCATGGGCTGGGCCGCCGGCGCAGTCGCCCGTCGCATCTAA